A single region of the Xenopus laevis strain J_2021 chromosome 4L, Xenopus_laevis_v10.1, whole genome shotgun sequence genome encodes:
- the LOC121402908 gene encoding extended synaptotagmin-1-like: protein MNQIGQIIIAPQHFSHPLAARFDLAKLQFLEPRNALRIRVIEAKNLVAKEILTKSSNPYVVICGGGTTAKTRVIHKNLNPKWNETFEILYSDLPDQEIEFNLISDKGVKINQQLGR, encoded by the exons ATGAACCAAATCGGACAGATCATCATTGCGCCGCAGCATTTCAGCCATCCCCTTGCAGCCAGATTTGATTTGGCTAAGCTGCAGTTTTTAGAACCCAGG aaTGCGCTTCGTATCCGAGTCATAGAAGCCAAAAACCTTGTTGCCAAGGAAATTTTAACCAAATCGTCGAACCCTTATGTTGTGATATGCGGAGGAGGAACAACAGCAAAGACAAGGGTGATACACAAGAACTTGAATCCAAAGTGGAATGAGACCTTTGAG ATATTATATTCTGACCTCCCAGACCAGGAGATAGAATTTAATCTCATCTCTGACAAAGGTGTTAAGATAAACCAGCAATTGGGCAGGTGA